The Cyprinus carpio isolate SPL01 chromosome A19, ASM1834038v1, whole genome shotgun sequence genome has a segment encoding these proteins:
- the LOC109110882 gene encoding 60S ribosomal protein L15, with product MGAYKYMQELWRKKQSDVMRFLLRVRCWQYRQLSALHRAPRPTRPDKARRLGYKAKQGYVIYRIRVRRGGRKRPVPKGATYGKPVHHGVNQIKFARSLQSVAEERAGRHCGGLRVLSSYWVGEDSTYKFFEVVLIDTFHKAIRRNPDTQWITKAVHKHREMRGLTSAGKKSRGLGKGHKFHLTIGGSRRAAWKRRNTLQLHRYR from the exons ATGGGAGCGTACAAGTACATGCAGGAGTTATGGAGGAAGAAGCAGTCGGACGTGATGAGGTTTCTGCTGCGCGTGCGGTGCTGGCAGTACCGTCAGCTGTCGGCCCTTCACCGGGCCCCGAGACCCACCAGACCCGATAAAGCCCGCAGGCTGGGATACAAGGCCAAGCAGG GCTACGTCATCTACCGCATACGTGTGCGCCGTGGAGGCCGCAAGCGCCCCGTACCTAAAGGTGCCACCTACGGCAAACCCGTGCACCACGGCGTCAACCAGATCAAGTTTGCACGCAGCCTGCAGTCAGTAGCTGAG GAGCGTGCGGGCCGTCACTGTGGAGGTCTGCGGGTGCTCAGCTCATACTGGGTGGGTGAAGACTCCACGTACAAGTTCTTCGAAGTGGTCCTCATCGACACCTTCCACAAAGCCATCAGACGCAACCCCGACACGCAATGGATCACCAAGGCTGTGCACAAGCACAGGGAGATGCGTGGGCTCACGTCTGCCGGCAAGAAGAGCCGTGGTTTGGGCAAGGGCCACAAGTTCCACCTCACCATCGGCGGCTCCCGGCGCGCGGCCTGGAAGAGACGCAACACCCTGCAGCTGCACCGTTACCGCTAG